Proteins encoded together in one Triticum dicoccoides isolate Atlit2015 ecotype Zavitan chromosome 7B, WEW_v2.0, whole genome shotgun sequence window:
- the LOC119340752 gene encoding ACT domain-containing protein ACR8-like — MEWLNEYEKLVIRMDTPKVVIDNAVCPTATLIQVDSARKRGVLLEAVQVLADLDLSINKAYISSDGRWFMDVFHVTDRLGRKLTDDSVITYIQQSIGTWNGPSKPAALDGLTVLELTGADRTGLISEVFAVLADMSCSVVDARAWSHRGRLACLVYLRHEDVCAASVERIEARLAPLLRGDSEASGGAVAAVSAGSIAHADRRLHQLMYASRDQERAFPTPWVSVESWAERGYSVVTVQCPDRPKLLYDVVCTLTDMDYLVFHGTIDTNAGQARQEFYIRHTDGSPIRSEAEMQRVSQCLQDAIERRSFEGVRLELCTPDRPGLLSDVTRTFRENGLLVAQAEVSTKGDMATNVFYVTGTTAGQAVQQNAIEAVREKVGVDCLVVEEHRPQLYQKARGQDDRDDRNGAGIGLFYLGNLVKRNLYSLGLIKSCS, encoded by the exons ATGGAGTGGCTCAACGAGTACGAGAAGCTGGTCATCAGGATGGACACCCCCAAGGTGGTCATCGACAATGCCGTCTGCCCCACGGCCACGCTCATCCAG GTCGACAGCGCGAGGAAGAGAGGCGTCCTGCTCGAGGCGGTCCAGGTTCTCGCGGACCTCGACCTGTCTATCAACAAGGCCTACATCTCCTCCGACGGCAGGTGGTTCATGGATGTCTTCCATGTCACCGACCGCCTCGGCCGGAAGCTCACCGACGACAGCGTCATCACCTACATCCAGCAG TCTATCGGGACCTGGAACGGACCGTCCAAGCCGGCGGCGCTCGATGGGCTAACGGTGCTGGAGCTGACGGGCGCCGACCGCACGGGGCTCATCTCCGAGGTGTTCGCCGTGCTGGCCGACATGAGCTGCAGCGTCGTGGATGCCAGGGCGTGGTCGCACCGCGGCCGCCTCGCCTGCCTCGTGTACCTGCGGCACGAGGATGTGTGCGCCGCCAGTGTGGAGCGTATCGAGGCCCGCCTTGCCCCGCTCCTTCGCGGAGACTCGGAGGCCAGCGGCGGCGCCGTGGCTGCCGTCTCCGCCGGCTCCATCGCGCACGCCGACCGGCGCCTCCATCAGCTCATGTACGCCAGCCGCGACCAGGAGCGCGCGTTCCCAACTCCCTGGGTGTCTGTGGAGAGCTGGGCCGAGCGCGGGTACTCGGTGGTCACCGTCCAGTGCCCGGACCGCCCAAAGCTGCTCTACGACGTCGTGTGCACGCTCACCGACATGGACTACCTCGTCTTCCACGGCACCATCGACACCAACGCGGGCCAAGCGAGGCAGGAGTTCTACATCCGTCACACCGACGGGAGCCCCATCCGCTCCGAGGCCGAGATGCAGCGAGTGAGCCAATGCCTGCAAGACGCCATAGAACGGAGATCATTTGAG GGAGTGAGGCTGGAGCTGTGCACGCCAGACCGCCCGGGACTGCTGTCAGACGTCACCCGGACGTTCCGGGAAAACGGACTGCTCGTGGCGCAGGCAGAGGTTTCAACCAAGGGCGACATGGCCACCAACGTGTTCTATGTCACCGGCACCACCGCCGGCCAGGCCGTCCAGCAGAACGCCATTGAAGCCGTGAGGGAGAAGGTTGGCGTGGACTGCCTTGTCGTCGAGGAGCACCGGCCGCAGCTCTACCAGAAGGCCCGCGGTCAGGATGACCGGGACGACCGCAACGGCGCCGGCATTGGGCTGTTCTACCTCGGCAACCTTGTGAAGAGGAATCTCTACAGCCTGGGCCTGATCAAATCTTGCTCATGA